One window of Elaeis guineensis isolate ETL-2024a chromosome 11, EG11, whole genome shotgun sequence genomic DNA carries:
- the LOC105034376 gene encoding uncharacterized GPI-anchored protein At1g61900 isoform X9, translated as MEPLIADSHLRSTIYRRFLIFAIWLCGFQQVVSQEVVLKPKSSVPDKFVLSDPPAGLFDPIEISPAVIPHNPYPVEPLPPMYPSFPSTYEPILTGKCPVNFSSISDIVDKTASDCSAPLAALVGNVICCPQVNSLMHIFQATYSSESDMLVLHQAAANDCFSDVMSILASRGANSTIPALCSVKPSNLTGGSCPVKDITSFEKTVNTSKLLDACSAVDPLKECCRPVCQPAIMEAALRISLVGASMLEIFNIPGSGTTISVVNDCKGVVYAWLSRKLSPEAANAAFRILSGCKVNKVCPLTFEEPSSVIKACRDVASPNPSCCASLNTYIAAIQKQMLITNRQAINCATLFGSMLQKGGVMTNVYELCDVDLKDFSLQAYGQQGCLLRSLPADIVLDNVTGFSFTCDLSDNIAAPWPSSSSLSSLSLCAPEMSLPALPIAQTSRSSDIAEVGRSLS; from the exons ATGGAGCCTCTTATTGCTGATTCTCACCTTCGCA GTACAATCTATCGTCGATttctcatatttgcaatttggtTATGTGGTTTCCAGCAAGTTGTGTCTCAGGAAGTGGTACTTAAACCAAAGTCCAGTGTTCCTGATAAATTTGTGCTGTCTGATCCACCTGCTGGcctctttgatccaatagagatcTCTCCTGCTGTCATTCCGCATAATCCATATCCTGTAGAACCACTACCACCAATGTATCCGTCCTTTCCAAGCACATATGAGCCAATTTTGACTGGGAAATGCCCCGTAAATTTTTCTTCAATATCAGATATTGTGGATAAGACTGCTTCTGATTGTTCTGCACCTTTAGCAGCATTAGTTGGGAATGTTATTTGTTGTCCCCAGGTTAACAGTTTGATGCACATTTTCCAAGCCACTTATAGCAGTGAATCTGACATGCTTGTTCTGCACCAGGCTGCTGCTAATGATTGTTTTTCAGATGTCATGAGCATATTAGCTAGCAGAGGGGCAAACAGTACTATCCCTGCACTTTGCTCTGTGAAACCATCAAATCTTACTGGTGGTTCATGTCCTGTGAAGGATATTACATCATTTGAGAAAACAGTTAACACAAGCAAACTGCTAGATGCATGCAGCGCAGTTGACCCACTTAAGGAGTGCTGCAGGCCTGTCTGTCAACCTGCAATCATGGAAGCTGCACTTCGTATCTCTCTTGTAGGAGCAAGTATGCTTGAGATTTTTAATATACCTGGGAGTGGCACCACAATCAGTGTTGTCAATGACTGTAAAGGGGTGGTGTATGCTTGGCTTTCTAGGAAGCTCTCACCAGAGGCTGCTAATGCTGCTTTTCGGATATTATCTGGCTGCAAGGTTAACAAAG TTTGTCCCTTGACATTTGAAGAGCCTTCATCAGTTATCAAAGCATGCCGTGATGTGGCTTCTCCGAATCCTTCCTGCTGTGCTTCATTAAATACTTATATTGCAGCAATACAAAAACAAATGCTGATAACAAATAGGCAAGCCATCAACTGTGCAACACTCTTTGGGTCAATGCTACAGAAAGGAGGTGTTATGACAAATGTATATGAACTTTGTGATGTTGACTTGAAAGACTTCAGCCTTCAGG CATATGGGCAACAAG GCTGTCTGcttcggagtttaccagcagaCATTGTACTTGATAATGTTACAGGATTTAGCTTTACGTGTGACTTGAGTGACAATATTGCTGCACCATGGCCTTCCTCATCTTCGCTTTCATCCTTGTCCCTTTGTGCTCCTG AGATGTCATTGCCGGCGTTACCAATAGCACAGACGTCTAGAAGCTCAG ATATTGCAGAAGTTGGGAGATCCCTTTCTTGA
- the LOC105034376 gene encoding uncharacterized GPI-anchored protein At1g61900 isoform X4: MEPLIADSHLRSTIYRRFLIFAIWLCGFQQVVSQEVVLKPKSSVPDKFVLSDPPAGLFDPIEISPAVIPHNPYPVEPLPPMYPSFPSTYEPILTGKCPVNFSSISDIVDKTASDCSAPLAALVGNVICCPQVNSLMHIFQATYSSESDMLVLHQAAANDCFSDVMSILASRGANSTIPALCSVKPSNLTGGSCPVKDITSFEKTVNTSKLLDACSAVDPLKECCRPVCQPAIMEAALRISLVGASMLEIFNIPGSGTTISVVNDCKGVVYAWLSRKLSPEAANAAFRILSGCKVNKVCPLTFEEPSSVIKACRDVASPNPSCCASLNTYIAAIQKQMLITNRQAINCATLFGSMLQKGGVMTNVYELCDVDLKDFSLQAYGQQGCLLRSLPADIVLDNVTGFSFTCDLSDNIAAPWPSSSSLSSLSLCAPEMSLPALPIAQTSRSSDSYSLEVRILIPLMYLVSSLLF; this comes from the exons ATGGAGCCTCTTATTGCTGATTCTCACCTTCGCA GTACAATCTATCGTCGATttctcatatttgcaatttggtTATGTGGTTTCCAGCAAGTTGTGTCTCAGGAAGTGGTACTTAAACCAAAGTCCAGTGTTCCTGATAAATTTGTGCTGTCTGATCCACCTGCTGGcctctttgatccaatagagatcTCTCCTGCTGTCATTCCGCATAATCCATATCCTGTAGAACCACTACCACCAATGTATCCGTCCTTTCCAAGCACATATGAGCCAATTTTGACTGGGAAATGCCCCGTAAATTTTTCTTCAATATCAGATATTGTGGATAAGACTGCTTCTGATTGTTCTGCACCTTTAGCAGCATTAGTTGGGAATGTTATTTGTTGTCCCCAGGTTAACAGTTTGATGCACATTTTCCAAGCCACTTATAGCAGTGAATCTGACATGCTTGTTCTGCACCAGGCTGCTGCTAATGATTGTTTTTCAGATGTCATGAGCATATTAGCTAGCAGAGGGGCAAACAGTACTATCCCTGCACTTTGCTCTGTGAAACCATCAAATCTTACTGGTGGTTCATGTCCTGTGAAGGATATTACATCATTTGAGAAAACAGTTAACACAAGCAAACTGCTAGATGCATGCAGCGCAGTTGACCCACTTAAGGAGTGCTGCAGGCCTGTCTGTCAACCTGCAATCATGGAAGCTGCACTTCGTATCTCTCTTGTAGGAGCAAGTATGCTTGAGATTTTTAATATACCTGGGAGTGGCACCACAATCAGTGTTGTCAATGACTGTAAAGGGGTGGTGTATGCTTGGCTTTCTAGGAAGCTCTCACCAGAGGCTGCTAATGCTGCTTTTCGGATATTATCTGGCTGCAAGGTTAACAAAG TTTGTCCCTTGACATTTGAAGAGCCTTCATCAGTTATCAAAGCATGCCGTGATGTGGCTTCTCCGAATCCTTCCTGCTGTGCTTCATTAAATACTTATATTGCAGCAATACAAAAACAAATGCTGATAACAAATAGGCAAGCCATCAACTGTGCAACACTCTTTGGGTCAATGCTACAGAAAGGAGGTGTTATGACAAATGTATATGAACTTTGTGATGTTGACTTGAAAGACTTCAGCCTTCAGG CATATGGGCAACAAG GCTGTCTGcttcggagtttaccagcagaCATTGTACTTGATAATGTTACAGGATTTAGCTTTACGTGTGACTTGAGTGACAATATTGCTGCACCATGGCCTTCCTCATCTTCGCTTTCATCCTTGTCCCTTTGTGCTCCTG AGATGTCATTGCCGGCGTTACCAATAGCACAGACGTCTAGAAGCTCAG ATAGCTATAGCCTGGAAGTGAGAATTTTGATTCCCCTTATGTATTTAGTGTCCAGCTTATTATTTTAA
- the LOC105034376 gene encoding uncharacterized GPI-anchored protein At1g61900 isoform X8: MEPLIADSHLRSTIYRRFLIFAIWLCGFQQVVSQEVVLKPKSSVPDKFVLSDPPAGLFDPIEISPAVIPHNPYPVEPLPPMYPSFPSTYEPILTGKCPVNFSSISDIVDKTASDCSAPLAALVGNVICCPQVNSLMHIFQATYSSESDMLVLHQAAANDCFSDVMSILASRGANSTIPALCSVKPSNLTGGSCPVKDITSFEKTVNTSKLLDACSAVDPLKECCRPVCQPAIMEAALRISLVGASMLEIFNIPGSGTTISVVNDCKGVVYAWLSRKLSPEAANAAFRILSGCKVNKVCPLTFEEPSSVIKACRDVASPNPSCCASLNTYIAAIQKQMLITNRQAINCATLFGSMLQKGGVMTNVYELCDVDLKDFSLQAYGQQGCLLRSLPADIVLDNVTGFSFTCDLSDNIAAPWPSSSSLSSLSLCAPEMSLPALPIAQTSRSSGCRDYVANYLTKVWSF; encoded by the exons ATGGAGCCTCTTATTGCTGATTCTCACCTTCGCA GTACAATCTATCGTCGATttctcatatttgcaatttggtTATGTGGTTTCCAGCAAGTTGTGTCTCAGGAAGTGGTACTTAAACCAAAGTCCAGTGTTCCTGATAAATTTGTGCTGTCTGATCCACCTGCTGGcctctttgatccaatagagatcTCTCCTGCTGTCATTCCGCATAATCCATATCCTGTAGAACCACTACCACCAATGTATCCGTCCTTTCCAAGCACATATGAGCCAATTTTGACTGGGAAATGCCCCGTAAATTTTTCTTCAATATCAGATATTGTGGATAAGACTGCTTCTGATTGTTCTGCACCTTTAGCAGCATTAGTTGGGAATGTTATTTGTTGTCCCCAGGTTAACAGTTTGATGCACATTTTCCAAGCCACTTATAGCAGTGAATCTGACATGCTTGTTCTGCACCAGGCTGCTGCTAATGATTGTTTTTCAGATGTCATGAGCATATTAGCTAGCAGAGGGGCAAACAGTACTATCCCTGCACTTTGCTCTGTGAAACCATCAAATCTTACTGGTGGTTCATGTCCTGTGAAGGATATTACATCATTTGAGAAAACAGTTAACACAAGCAAACTGCTAGATGCATGCAGCGCAGTTGACCCACTTAAGGAGTGCTGCAGGCCTGTCTGTCAACCTGCAATCATGGAAGCTGCACTTCGTATCTCTCTTGTAGGAGCAAGTATGCTTGAGATTTTTAATATACCTGGGAGTGGCACCACAATCAGTGTTGTCAATGACTGTAAAGGGGTGGTGTATGCTTGGCTTTCTAGGAAGCTCTCACCAGAGGCTGCTAATGCTGCTTTTCGGATATTATCTGGCTGCAAGGTTAACAAAG TTTGTCCCTTGACATTTGAAGAGCCTTCATCAGTTATCAAAGCATGCCGTGATGTGGCTTCTCCGAATCCTTCCTGCTGTGCTTCATTAAATACTTATATTGCAGCAATACAAAAACAAATGCTGATAACAAATAGGCAAGCCATCAACTGTGCAACACTCTTTGGGTCAATGCTACAGAAAGGAGGTGTTATGACAAATGTATATGAACTTTGTGATGTTGACTTGAAAGACTTCAGCCTTCAGG CATATGGGCAACAAG GCTGTCTGcttcggagtttaccagcagaCATTGTACTTGATAATGTTACAGGATTTAGCTTTACGTGTGACTTGAGTGACAATATTGCTGCACCATGGCCTTCCTCATCTTCGCTTTCATCCTTGTCCCTTTGTGCTCCTG AGATGTCATTGCCGGCGTTACCAATAGCACAGACGTCTAGAAGCTCAG GATGCAGGGATTATGTGGCTAACTATCTCACTAAAGTCTGGTCATTTTGA
- the LOC105034376 gene encoding uncharacterized GPI-anchored protein At1g61900 isoform X7 codes for MEPLIADSHLRSTIYRRFLIFAIWLCGFQQVVSQEVVLKPKSSVPDKFVLSDPPAGLFDPIEISPAVIPHNPYPVEPLPPMYPSFPSTYEPILTGKCPVNFSSISDIVDKTASDCSAPLAALVGNVICCPQVNSLMHIFQATYSSESDMLVLHQAAANDCFSDVMSILASRGANSTIPALCSVKPSNLTGGSCPVKDITSFEKTVNTSKLLDACSAVDPLKECCRPVCQPAIMEAALRISLVGASMLEIFNIPGSGTTISVVNDCKGVVYAWLSRKLSPEAANAAFRILSGCKVNKVCPLTFEEPSSVIKACRDVASPNPSCCASLNTYIAAIQKQMLITNRQAINCATLFGSMLQKGGVMTNVYELCDVDLKDFSLQAYGQQGCLLRSLPADIVLDNVTGFSFTCDLSDNIAAPWPSSSSLSSLSLCAPEMSLPALPIAQTSRSSGIILGGFRFVCCRMQGLCG; via the exons ATGGAGCCTCTTATTGCTGATTCTCACCTTCGCA GTACAATCTATCGTCGATttctcatatttgcaatttggtTATGTGGTTTCCAGCAAGTTGTGTCTCAGGAAGTGGTACTTAAACCAAAGTCCAGTGTTCCTGATAAATTTGTGCTGTCTGATCCACCTGCTGGcctctttgatccaatagagatcTCTCCTGCTGTCATTCCGCATAATCCATATCCTGTAGAACCACTACCACCAATGTATCCGTCCTTTCCAAGCACATATGAGCCAATTTTGACTGGGAAATGCCCCGTAAATTTTTCTTCAATATCAGATATTGTGGATAAGACTGCTTCTGATTGTTCTGCACCTTTAGCAGCATTAGTTGGGAATGTTATTTGTTGTCCCCAGGTTAACAGTTTGATGCACATTTTCCAAGCCACTTATAGCAGTGAATCTGACATGCTTGTTCTGCACCAGGCTGCTGCTAATGATTGTTTTTCAGATGTCATGAGCATATTAGCTAGCAGAGGGGCAAACAGTACTATCCCTGCACTTTGCTCTGTGAAACCATCAAATCTTACTGGTGGTTCATGTCCTGTGAAGGATATTACATCATTTGAGAAAACAGTTAACACAAGCAAACTGCTAGATGCATGCAGCGCAGTTGACCCACTTAAGGAGTGCTGCAGGCCTGTCTGTCAACCTGCAATCATGGAAGCTGCACTTCGTATCTCTCTTGTAGGAGCAAGTATGCTTGAGATTTTTAATATACCTGGGAGTGGCACCACAATCAGTGTTGTCAATGACTGTAAAGGGGTGGTGTATGCTTGGCTTTCTAGGAAGCTCTCACCAGAGGCTGCTAATGCTGCTTTTCGGATATTATCTGGCTGCAAGGTTAACAAAG TTTGTCCCTTGACATTTGAAGAGCCTTCATCAGTTATCAAAGCATGCCGTGATGTGGCTTCTCCGAATCCTTCCTGCTGTGCTTCATTAAATACTTATATTGCAGCAATACAAAAACAAATGCTGATAACAAATAGGCAAGCCATCAACTGTGCAACACTCTTTGGGTCAATGCTACAGAAAGGAGGTGTTATGACAAATGTATATGAACTTTGTGATGTTGACTTGAAAGACTTCAGCCTTCAGG CATATGGGCAACAAG GCTGTCTGcttcggagtttaccagcagaCATTGTACTTGATAATGTTACAGGATTTAGCTTTACGTGTGACTTGAGTGACAATATTGCTGCACCATGGCCTTCCTCATCTTCGCTTTCATCCTTGTCCCTTTGTGCTCCTG AGATGTCATTGCCGGCGTTACCAATAGCACAGACGTCTAGAAGCTCAG GAATTATTTTGGGAGGCTTCCGTTTTGTGTGCTGCAGGATGCAGGGATTATGTGGCTAA